TTGGGGGCGATGCAGCGGTATCGTCTACTCGCGGCCGATGGGTCATTCCGGGATAGCGTGGTGCCCGGCCAGCTCGCGGGCAACCGGCGGAGCCGGATCTATGGGCGGCTGGATTGTCCGTCGGCGATCCGGGTGTTGCAGAAGGGTTACGCGAAGTGGCGGGTGTTCTTTGCGGATGAGGCGGCGGCTGTGGCGGTGTGGTATCGGCCGTGTGGCAGGTGCCTGCCGATTGAGTATCGGGCCTGGAAACTCACTTGC
This DNA window, taken from Gemmatimonadales bacterium, encodes the following:
- a CDS encoding Ada metal-binding domain-containing protein → MQRYRLLAADGSFRDSVVPGQLAGNRRSRIYGRLDCPSAIRVLQKGYAKWRVFFADEAAAVAVWYRPCGRCLPIEYRAWKLTCSDPRRG